The Enterococcus sp. 7F3_DIV0205 genome has a window encoding:
- a CDS encoding TetR/AcrR family transcriptional regulator: protein MPKKTFFHLTEEKQQRLLEAASSEFSRTSLKGASIANIVKLAEIPRGSFYQYFEDKEDLYYYYFELLRQKRKKNIEKYLKEADGDLFKGMEVYFTKVIFDVLTGEHASFYQNFFMNMDYQATNRVSPQFTRNDEKGAYRQKKRHGHELYKLIDRSKICIQDEHEFKMLMQMIMNTVYSSIAEGYRQLEENPKYNIEQLVDDFKTKLGWLKNGICK, encoded by the coding sequence ATGCCAAAAAAGACGTTTTTTCATTTAACAGAAGAGAAACAGCAGAGACTGTTAGAGGCAGCCTCAAGTGAATTTTCCAGAACCTCTTTGAAAGGGGCATCAATCGCCAATATTGTGAAACTAGCCGAGATACCCCGTGGTAGTTTTTATCAATATTTTGAGGATAAAGAAGATCTATATTATTATTATTTTGAATTGTTGCGACAAAAACGTAAAAAAAATATTGAAAAATATCTTAAAGAAGCTGATGGCGATCTATTTAAGGGAATGGAAGTATATTTTACAAAAGTAATTTTTGATGTGTTGACTGGAGAACATGCGTCATTCTATCAAAATTTTTTTATGAATATGGATTATCAGGCAACTAATCGAGTTTCTCCTCAATTTACAAGGAATGATGAAAAAGGGGCATACAGGCAAAAAAAACGTCATGGGCATGAACTGTATAAACTGATTGATCGTTCTAAAATATGTATTCAGGACGAACACGAATTCAAGATGTTAATGCAGATGATTATGAATACCGTCTATTCTTCTATCGCAGAAGGATATCGCCAACTTGAAGAAAATCCTAAATATAATATTGAACAGCTAGTTGATGATTTTAAGACCAAATTAGGTTGGTTGAAAAATGGAATTTGTAAATAG
- a CDS encoding helix-turn-helix domain-containing protein — translation MNIGETLRFFRKKLHLTQKEMLDDHLDPSSYSRIEHGKQIIRIDTLAEVLKKLSLSPEEFFSRVSLDKEQKKFRELFYYCAEHLDNQTTKQKLIDYYLKLAKFQHNLKEFSNYIVIKVYFSQYWKEIPPLTGEEVQKIVDYLLKKDYYQQYDYLILANTIRFFSIKQQDLVLFRALPIADESLRDPLTINFAYNMLTNLISSRIHAKDYEGATKYLTMAKKQDKAGKNYHFRMNLQYLNNLLEYLVTGEHQYMEYIYDFIKLLENIGDIDQAEILKKEVTYLTHSNFALISKNDFPNGLFKC, via the coding sequence ATGAATATAGGCGAAACATTACGTTTTTTTAGAAAAAAATTACACCTTACACAGAAAGAAATGTTGGACGATCATTTAGACCCTTCCTCCTATTCTCGAATTGAACATGGAAAACAAATCATCCGAATCGATACGTTAGCAGAAGTTTTAAAAAAATTATCTCTTTCTCCTGAAGAATTTTTTTCACGAGTTTCTTTAGATAAAGAACAAAAAAAGTTTAGAGAGCTATTTTATTATTGCGCTGAACATTTAGATAACCAAACTACGAAGCAAAAACTAATTGATTACTATCTCAAATTAGCCAAATTTCAACATAACTTAAAAGAATTTTCGAATTATATTGTTATCAAAGTTTATTTTTCCCAATATTGGAAAGAAATCCCTCCTCTCACTGGTGAAGAAGTTCAAAAAATTGTTGATTATCTGCTAAAGAAGGATTATTACCAGCAATATGATTATCTAATCCTGGCAAATACAATTAGATTTTTTAGTATAAAACAACAAGATCTAGTTCTTTTTCGAGCCCTTCCCATTGCTGACGAATCTCTACGGGATCCGTTGACTATAAACTTTGCTTATAATATGCTAACTAACTTAATTTCGTCTAGAATTCATGCTAAGGACTACGAGGGCGCCACAAAATATTTAACCATGGCAAAAAAGCAAGACAAGGCAGGAAAAAACTATCATTTTCGGATGAATCTTCAGTATTTAAACAATTTACTTGAATATTTAGTAACCGGAGAACATCAATACATGGAATATATTTATGATTTTATTAAATTACTCGAAAACATTGGCGATATTGATCAAGCTGAAATCTTAAAAAAAGAGGTAACATACTTAACTCACAGTAACTTTGCCCTGATTAGTAAAAATGATTTTCCGAACGGCTTATTTAAATGTTGA
- a CDS encoding glycoside hydrolase family 1 protein, translating into MSNKTTVFPDGFLWGGATAANQLEGAYRSDGKGLSVADAMPGGKQRFQILGSDTFNWEIDEDKFIYPNHRGIDHYHRFKEDIALFAKMGFKCYRFSIAWARIFPKGDEATPNEAGLKFYDQVIDECLKHGIEPVITISHYEMPLHLAKEYGGWKNRKMIDFFENYATVVLTRYGKKVKYWMTFNEINSAFHFPALSQGMVKATGAGDYQNIFQAWHNQFVASAKAVKIGHEINPDMQIGCMIIYATTYSIDANPINQMATLAQNQEFNFYCTDAQVRGEYPAYQQRMFDKYGVSELEMDADDLELMKKYAVDYIGFSYYMSSAVNETAVEEDTVVGNLLGGVRNPFLEASEWGWQIDPEGLRIALNELYDRYQKPLFIVENGLGAIDKVDENFYVEDDYRIDYLRRHIEAMSDAIKDGVDLMGYTPWGCIDLVSASTGEMSKRYGFIYVDLDDNGEGTMNRYEKKSFNWYKQVIETNGQNLK; encoded by the coding sequence ATGTCAAACAAAACAACAGTATTTCCAGATGGATTTTTATGGGGTGGTGCGACTGCAGCCAATCAACTAGAAGGAGCTTATCGCTCAGATGGCAAAGGATTGTCGGTTGCAGATGCAATGCCAGGTGGCAAACAACGTTTTCAAATTTTAGGTAGTGATACGTTTAATTGGGAAATTGATGAGGACAAATTTATTTATCCTAACCATCGCGGAATCGACCATTATCATCGTTTCAAAGAAGATATTGCGTTATTTGCAAAAATGGGCTTTAAATGTTATCGTTTCTCAATTGCTTGGGCTAGAATTTTCCCTAAAGGTGATGAAGCGACACCAAATGAAGCAGGCTTAAAGTTTTATGATCAAGTGATTGATGAGTGTTTGAAACATGGAATCGAGCCTGTGATCACGATTTCTCATTATGAAATGCCATTGCACTTAGCAAAAGAATACGGTGGTTGGAAAAATCGTAAAATGATCGACTTTTTTGAAAATTATGCCACAGTTGTTTTAACTCGTTATGGTAAAAAAGTGAAATATTGGATGACATTCAACGAAATCAATTCTGCATTCCATTTTCCTGCGTTAAGCCAAGGAATGGTCAAAGCAACAGGTGCAGGAGATTATCAAAATATTTTCCAAGCATGGCATAATCAATTTGTAGCTAGCGCTAAAGCTGTTAAAATTGGGCATGAAATCAATCCTGATATGCAAATTGGCTGTATGATCATTTATGCAACAACATATAGTATTGATGCAAATCCAATCAATCAAATGGCAACGCTGGCTCAAAATCAAGAATTCAATTTCTATTGTACAGATGCCCAAGTTCGTGGCGAGTATCCTGCATACCAACAACGCATGTTTGATAAATATGGTGTGTCTGAGTTGGAGATGGACGCAGATGATTTAGAATTAATGAAAAAATATGCAGTAGACTATATCGGATTTAGTTACTACATGTCTTCTGCAGTTAACGAAACGGCTGTAGAGGAAGATACGGTAGTAGGAAACCTATTAGGAGGCGTTCGCAATCCCTTCTTAGAAGCAAGTGAATGGGGCTGGCAGATCGATCCTGAAGGGTTGAGAATTGCTTTAAACGAATTGTACGATCGTTACCAAAAACCTTTATTTATTGTCGAAAATGGCTTAGGTGCAATCGATAAAGTAGACGAAAATTTTTATGTAGAAGATGACTATCGTATTGATTATTTACGTCGTCACATTGAAGCGATGTCAGATGCAATCAAAGATGGTGTGGATTTAATGGGCTACACACCGTGGGGCTGTATTGATTTAGTGAGTGCTTCAACAGGTGAAATGAGTAAACGCTATGGCTTTATCTATGTTGATTTAGATGATAATGGTGAAGGTACAATGAATCGCTATGAGAAAAAATCATTTAACTGGTACAAACAAGTGATTGAAACGAATGGACAAAATTTGAAATAA
- a CDS encoding guanylate kinase produces the protein MISQLKHPFFVIIGPSGSGKTKVAEAVFPSDYKVISHTTRPIRNDEKNGVDYYFETKEQFEKLLNDGALAEYDTYHGNQYGVGIEELIQKTSNHYAYDVLTFQGFQEIEKQFGYMVIPIFLDVSKKNVLSRLQSRQDDAEILKQRGELYDQDSYNINKVIAYSNHYIIDGNQSFEKVVRDVKQTVNEVVEKS, from the coding sequence ATGATAAGCCAACTAAAACATCCATTCTTTGTTATTATTGGTCCTAGCGGCTCAGGGAAAACTAAAGTAGCGGAAGCAGTTTTTCCATCAGATTATAAAGTGATATCTCATACAACTCGCCCAATCCGAAATGACGAAAAAAATGGTGTTGATTACTATTTTGAAACGAAAGAACAATTTGAGAAACTACTAAATGATGGAGCTTTAGCAGAATATGATACGTATCACGGGAATCAGTACGGTGTAGGAATTGAGGAATTGATTCAAAAAACATCCAATCACTATGCGTATGATGTATTAACATTTCAAGGATTCCAAGAAATCGAAAAACAATTTGGCTACATGGTTATTCCGATTTTTTTAGATGTATCTAAAAAAAATGTATTATCAAGATTACAAAGTAGACAAGATGATGCAGAGATTCTAAAACAACGAGGAGAGCTGTATGATCAAGATTCATATAATATAAATAAAGTGATTGCTTATTCAAATCACTATATAATTGATGGAAATCAATCATTTGAAAAAGTGGTTAGAGATGTAAAACAGACAGTAAATGAGGTAGTGGAAAAGAGCTGA
- a CDS encoding 3D domain-containing protein, whose protein sequence is MKKRWLPILFIISCFITGSMIPVYAAENKTSETKSLASYTVVSEQTAQNFSSSMIYSLTEGKAFQLVKADILNKDKIEKEKAAKAKAEALKKEQAAKQKAEADKKQAQLEKEKAENAKPNGKTMMMEATAYSCNEGFIGGGNLTAMGQDLRVDPMAIAVDPSVIPLGTKLYVEGYGEAVASDTGGAIKGNIIDLHFSDVSQCINWGRRQVAVTILS, encoded by the coding sequence ATGAAGAAAAGATGGTTACCGATTTTATTTATCATTTCCTGTTTTATCACTGGCTCAATGATTCCAGTATATGCAGCGGAAAATAAAACAAGTGAGACTAAAAGTTTAGCTAGTTATACAGTTGTGTCGGAACAAACAGCTCAAAATTTTTCTAGCTCGATGATCTATTCACTAACAGAAGGCAAAGCTTTTCAATTAGTAAAAGCAGATATTCTAAATAAAGATAAAATTGAAAAAGAAAAAGCTGCAAAAGCTAAAGCAGAGGCGCTAAAAAAAGAGCAAGCTGCAAAGCAAAAAGCAGAAGCTGATAAAAAACAAGCACAATTAGAAAAAGAAAAAGCTGAAAATGCTAAACCTAATGGAAAAACGATGATGATGGAAGCTACAGCGTATTCTTGTAATGAAGGATTTATCGGTGGAGGAAACTTGACTGCTATGGGACAGGATTTAAGAGTGGACCCAATGGCTATTGCTGTTGATCCTAGTGTAATCCCTTTGGGAACGAAACTGTATGTTGAAGGATATGGAGAAGCTGTTGCGAGTGACACTGGTGGCGCAATCAAGGGCAATATTATCGATCTTCATTTTTCAGATGTATCTCAATGCATCAATTGGGGTAGGAGACAAGTTGCAGTGACGATTTTATCATGA
- a CDS encoding beta-glucoside-specific PTS transporter subunit IIABC: MSKNQEIAERVLTLVGGEENVNSVVHCATRLRFKLKDEEKANTDKLNQDPDVIQVVRSGGQYQVVIGSHVSDVYKELMAHSGLGDDDSEKEEGPKGNIFNQLIDIISSIFTPFLGAMAGAGVLKGFLTLAVTLNWLTAESGVYVVLFAIADGIFTFLPILLAFTAAKKFKTNEFLAVCLAMALVHPSITALAGQTLSFAGIPVIIGASAYTSSVIPIILAVYVQSHVERFFKKVIPSFLQIICVPLAVFLVMAPVTFIAIGPIGTILGDLLGKGYDSIYGISPIIAGAVMGGLWQVFVMFGMHWGFVPIMLLNLSAAGGGVDTMAPMLLPAVLAQGGAALAVFFMTKNVKLKGLALSSTITSVFGITEPTVYGVTLPLKKPFIAACIGGAVGGAFIGFSHVQNYVFGLISLLSLPGFIPQDTKDTSGLIAAVIGTVIAFVIAFVLTFILKFEDKPEDGTQASTKDDVSNLDAQNGNKNDKIVLTSPITGTIVPLDKVEDQVFSSGALGKGIAIEPTIGELYAPANGEITTLFPTGHAVGITTEDGAEVLMHIGMDTVEMDGDGFEIAVKQGDKVKQGDLLVKFDIEKIKAAGHPVVTPVVVTNSGDYLDVLDMDQTDVLHGEDFLAIVR, translated from the coding sequence ATGAGTAAAAATCAAGAAATAGCTGAACGCGTTTTGACGCTAGTCGGCGGAGAAGAAAATGTTAATAGTGTAGTTCATTGTGCAACTCGCTTACGTTTCAAATTAAAAGACGAGGAAAAAGCGAATACTGACAAACTAAATCAAGATCCAGATGTGATCCAAGTTGTTCGAAGCGGCGGTCAGTATCAAGTCGTGATCGGTAGTCATGTTAGTGATGTCTATAAAGAATTAATGGCTCATAGTGGTTTAGGTGATGATGATTCAGAAAAAGAGGAAGGTCCTAAAGGAAACATTTTTAATCAACTGATTGACATCATTTCTTCTATATTTACTCCTTTCTTAGGGGCAATGGCTGGAGCCGGAGTTTTAAAAGGGTTTTTAACTTTAGCGGTTACATTAAATTGGTTGACAGCTGAATCTGGCGTTTATGTTGTTCTTTTTGCTATTGCAGATGGTATCTTTACATTTCTACCAATTCTTCTAGCATTTACTGCTGCGAAGAAATTCAAAACAAATGAGTTTTTAGCAGTCTGTTTAGCAATGGCACTTGTTCATCCAAGTATTACTGCATTGGCTGGACAAACATTAAGCTTTGCTGGAATTCCAGTGATCATTGGTGCTAGTGCATATACATCATCTGTTATTCCGATTATTCTAGCTGTATATGTTCAAAGTCATGTTGAGCGTTTCTTTAAGAAAGTAATTCCTTCTTTCTTACAAATTATCTGTGTACCTTTGGCTGTATTCCTTGTAATGGCACCAGTTACTTTTATTGCAATTGGTCCAATCGGAACGATTTTAGGTGATTTACTAGGAAAAGGATACGATAGTATTTACGGTATCAGCCCAATTATTGCTGGTGCAGTTATGGGTGGGTTATGGCAAGTCTTTGTAATGTTCGGCATGCATTGGGGCTTTGTTCCAATCATGTTGTTAAACCTTTCAGCAGCAGGTGGTGGTGTGGATACAATGGCACCAATGCTTTTACCAGCTGTATTAGCCCAAGGCGGAGCTGCATTAGCAGTCTTCTTTATGACAAAAAATGTGAAATTAAAAGGTTTAGCGCTATCTTCAACAATCACATCAGTTTTTGGTATTACAGAACCAACTGTTTATGGTGTCACTTTACCACTTAAAAAACCATTTATTGCTGCTTGTATCGGTGGAGCAGTCGGTGGAGCATTTATCGGTTTCAGTCACGTTCAAAACTATGTATTTGGTTTAATTAGCTTGTTGAGTTTACCAGGCTTTATTCCACAAGATACAAAAGATACTTCAGGATTGATAGCAGCTGTCATTGGAACTGTGATTGCATTTGTGATTGCTTTTGTCTTAACATTTATTTTAAAATTTGAAGATAAACCAGAAGATGGCACTCAAGCTTCTACGAAAGATGACGTTTCTAACTTAGATGCACAAAATGGCAATAAAAATGATAAAATAGTTTTAACAAGCCCAATTACAGGTACAATCGTTCCTTTAGATAAAGTTGAAGATCAAGTATTTTCTTCAGGCGCATTAGGTAAAGGTATTGCAATCGAACCAACAATAGGTGAGCTTTATGCTCCAGCTAATGGAGAAATCACAACATTATTTCCAACTGGACATGCAGTTGGGATCACAACAGAAGATGGTGCAGAAGTATTAATGCATATTGGTATGGACACAGTTGAAATGGATGGGGACGGATTCGAAATCGCAGTAAAACAAGGGGATAAAGTCAAGCAAGGAGATCTGTTAGTAAAATTTGATATTGAAAAAATCAAAGCGGCAGGACATCCTGTGGTGACACCTGTTGTGGTTACAAATAGTGGTGACTATTTAGATGTATTAGATATGGATCAAACAGATGTTTTACATGGAGAAGATTTCTTAGCAATCGTACGTTAA
- a CDS encoding PTS glucitol/sorbitol transporter subunit IIA, whose amino-acid sequence MKAVVTEIGTHALDEKEPMVILFGETATDGLKEYSVIQKFQETQSLELKKGDLLKIDAKEYSINYVGSFANNNLNSIAHVTLVFADVPQEDAIVNGLYLTPSDFPTIKVGSIIEYVSRGV is encoded by the coding sequence ATGAAAGCTGTAGTTACTGAGATTGGTACTCATGCATTAGATGAAAAAGAGCCTATGGTCATACTTTTTGGTGAAACTGCCACAGATGGGTTAAAAGAGTATTCTGTGATTCAAAAATTTCAAGAAACTCAATCTTTAGAATTAAAAAAAGGTGATCTGTTAAAGATCGATGCAAAAGAATATTCTATCAATTATGTCGGATCATTCGCAAACAATAATTTAAATAGTATTGCCCATGTAACGCTAGTCTTTGCAGATGTACCTCAAGAAGATGCCATCGTTAATGGGTTATATCTGACTCCTAGTGACTTTCCAACGATCAAAGTTGGATCAATAATAGAATACGTATCGCGTGGAGTGTGA
- a CDS encoding rhodanese-like domain-containing protein yields MFESISTPDFETLYTENQLNVIDIRETESFLQGHLAHSMSLPATVLPNMLKQLNKEKTYHIISYTGRRSEVIASFMASKGFHAVHVIGGMQQLSTAS; encoded by the coding sequence ATGTTTGAATCAATTTCTACTCCTGATTTTGAAACACTTTACACTGAAAATCAACTTAATGTCATCGATATTCGTGAAACTGAAAGCTTTTTGCAAGGTCACTTAGCACATTCAATGTCACTCCCTGCTACTGTTTTACCCAATATGTTAAAACAGCTGAATAAAGAGAAAACTTATCATATTATTAGCTACACTGGTCGTCGTTCTGAAGTTATTGCATCATTTATGGCCTCTAAAGGTTTCCATGCTGTCCATGTAATTGGTGGAATGCAACAACTATCAACTGCATCTTAA
- a CDS encoding FMN-dependent NADH-azoreductase codes for MSKLLVVKAHPLTKEESRSVRALETFLESYQSQNPTDEIDVLDVYADFVPEIDEELLSGWGALRTGTEFTALNESQQTKVARFNELTDQFLGADKVVIANALWNLNVPTRLKAWVDTINVAGKTFKYTEEGPKPLTSGKKALHIQSNGGFYEGQDFASQYVKGILNFIGVSEVDQLFIEGIDHHPEKAEELLGAAMDQATTLGKTF; via the coding sequence ATGTCAAAATTACTTGTTGTTAAAGCACACCCACTTACAAAAGAAGAATCTCGCTCTGTTCGTGCATTGGAAACTTTTTTAGAAAGTTATCAATCTCAAAATCCAACTGATGAAATCGACGTTCTTGATGTCTACGCTGATTTCGTTCCAGAAATCGATGAAGAACTACTTTCTGGTTGGGGTGCATTGCGCACTGGTACTGAGTTTACTGCCCTAAATGAAAGTCAACAAACAAAAGTTGCACGTTTCAATGAACTAACAGATCAATTTCTTGGTGCTGATAAAGTTGTCATTGCCAATGCTTTATGGAATTTAAATGTACCCACTCGCTTAAAAGCTTGGGTCGATACAATCAATGTAGCTGGAAAAACGTTTAAGTATACCGAAGAAGGTCCTAAACCTTTGACAAGCGGCAAAAAAGCATTACACATTCAATCTAATGGTGGTTTCTATGAAGGACAAGATTTTGCTTCTCAATATGTAAAAGGAATTTTGAACTTCATCGGTGTTTCTGAGGTCGATCAATTATTTATTGAAGGAATCGATCATCATCCAGAAAAAGCTGAAGAGTTATTAGGTGCTGCAATGGACCAAGCAACGACATTAGGTAAAACATTTTAA
- a CDS encoding AI-2E family transporter has product MEQEKGKDKRFSWFWRWFLNNQVVTTLLIILLILLILLVFTKVSYLFKPVWQFIGVVGLPLIMAGILYYLMNPVVDYLEKKRVPRIWSIIGLFIIVIALIIWGLVVIVPKIQEQTVSFGNHFPQYIDTIDKKMQEILSDPFFAQFRSQLEDMGDKLISSLGDIIRNISTFTVQGLGSFVGAVATVVVAIITMPFILFYLLKDGKQLAPYLMKFLPNKMRKPTLKVLGEVNSQVSSYIRGQLTVAFAVAVMFILGFSFIGLDYAITLGITAGFLNLIPYLGSFLAMVPAIFLGIVGGPVLLAKVLVVFVIEQTIEGRVISPLVLGSQLDIHPVTILVVLLTSGKLFGVVGVILGIPVYAAAKVIITHIFEWYKDVSSLYHEEEELKKLE; this is encoded by the coding sequence ATGGAACAAGAAAAAGGGAAAGATAAACGATTTTCTTGGTTTTGGCGTTGGTTTTTGAATAATCAAGTTGTGACGACATTGTTGATTATTTTACTGATCTTGCTGATTTTATTGGTTTTTACAAAAGTGTCCTATTTATTCAAACCAGTTTGGCAATTTATTGGTGTCGTAGGTTTGCCTCTGATTATGGCGGGAATTTTATATTATTTAATGAATCCGGTGGTTGATTATCTAGAGAAAAAACGAGTACCTCGGATTTGGAGCATTATCGGACTATTTATCATCGTAATTGCGTTGATCATTTGGGGTCTTGTCGTAATCGTTCCTAAAATTCAAGAACAGACGGTTAGTTTTGGGAATCATTTTCCTCAATATATTGACACGATCGATAAAAAGATGCAAGAGATTTTGAGCGATCCTTTTTTTGCTCAGTTTCGTAGTCAATTAGAAGATATGGGGGACAAATTGATTAGTTCCTTGGGAGATATTATTCGTAATATTTCCACTTTCACTGTTCAAGGATTAGGAAGCTTTGTTGGAGCGGTTGCAACAGTTGTGGTGGCGATCATCACAATGCCGTTTATCTTATTCTATCTTTTAAAGGATGGAAAGCAATTGGCACCTTATTTGATGAAATTTTTACCGAATAAAATGCGGAAACCTACATTGAAAGTATTAGGAGAAGTGAATTCACAAGTTTCTTCTTATATTCGCGGTCAATTAACGGTCGCTTTTGCTGTAGCTGTAATGTTTATTTTAGGTTTTTCATTTATTGGATTGGATTATGCGATCACTCTGGGTATTACAGCAGGATTCCTTAATTTGATTCCATACCTAGGTTCATTTTTGGCAATGGTACCAGCTATCTTTTTAGGAATTGTAGGAGGTCCTGTTTTATTAGCCAAGGTTCTAGTTGTTTTTGTTATCGAACAAACCATTGAAGGTCGAGTGATTTCACCATTAGTATTAGGAAGTCAGTTAGACATTCATCCTGTGACGATTTTAGTCGTGCTATTGACGTCTGGAAAGTTATTCGGTGTCGTAGGGGTTATTCTGGGAATACCTGTCTATGCTGCAGCTAAGGTCATCATTACGCATATATTTGAATGGTATAAAGATGTATCAAGTTTGTATCATGAGGAAGAAGAACTAAAAAAACTTGAATAG
- the licT gene encoding BglG family transcription antiterminator LicT: MYIEKILNNNVVMTKNESGEEIVCMGRGLAFQKKIGDVIDPTFIEKEFVLKDSITSGQFQQLFADIPVEEVEIVKKIVDIAEEELGIELSSNIYLTLTDHIHYAIMRANEGLEMPNPLMFETKKFYPKEFAIARKGVALIKEKLNIDFSESEAGFIAFHIVNSEQANGNMEVTMSATEMVRDILTIISRYFGKPFDEDSLNYQRIVTHLQYFAQRYLQNEAHDEEDDFLYELIQSKYPKAFQSVQRINDYLVKKYQKPIDKAEQIYLTIHIQRVAGEKKV; this comes from the coding sequence ATGTATATTGAAAAAATTTTAAACAACAATGTCGTTATGACAAAAAATGAATCAGGTGAAGAAATCGTCTGTATGGGCCGAGGACTAGCGTTTCAAAAAAAAATCGGTGATGTAATCGATCCAACTTTTATTGAAAAAGAGTTTGTTCTTAAAGACTCGATCACTTCAGGTCAGTTTCAGCAGTTGTTTGCAGATATTCCTGTAGAAGAAGTGGAGATTGTTAAAAAAATTGTGGATATTGCAGAAGAGGAATTAGGGATCGAGCTTTCGTCTAATATCTATTTGACGCTGACTGATCACATTCATTATGCGATCATGAGGGCTAATGAAGGACTTGAAATGCCTAATCCACTGATGTTTGAAACAAAAAAGTTTTATCCTAAAGAATTTGCTATTGCTAGAAAAGGTGTGGCACTGATCAAAGAAAAATTAAATATTGATTTTTCGGAAAGTGAAGCAGGATTTATTGCATTTCATATTGTAAACAGTGAGCAAGCAAATGGAAATATGGAAGTGACAATGTCAGCTACCGAAATGGTAAGAGACATTCTGACGATCATTAGCCGTTATTTTGGTAAACCATTTGATGAAGATTCACTGAATTACCAAAGAATTGTAACGCACTTACAGTATTTTGCTCAACGCTATTTGCAAAATGAAGCACACGACGAAGAAGATGATTTTCTTTATGAGTTGATTCAAAGTAAGTATCCAAAAGCATTTCAATCAGTACAAAGAATCAATGATTATCTAGTCAAGAAATATCAAAAGCCCATCGATAAAGCAGAACAAATTTATTTGACGATTCATATTCAGCGAGTAGCTGGAGAGAAAAAAGTGTAG